From Kamptonema formosum PCC 6407, a single genomic window includes:
- a CDS encoding Uma2 family endonuclease, which yields MIVVKDNSPQLTPEEYFIWEEKQLEKHEYINGQVYAMSGGSKNHSLISVRFITLLSNHLEGSSCETGNSDLRVNIFETNDYTYPDVSVTCDERDRTTTQYITYPCLIVEVLSPSTEAYDRGSKFRMYRHNPILQDYLLVSSTSIEMDLYHKKETGEWIIINYKEGDSVELKSINLSFAIEQVYRGLILTPELMDKI from the coding sequence ATGATTGTAGTTAAAGACAATTCCCCACAACTTACTCCCGAAGAATACTTTATTTGGGAAGAAAAGCAACTCGAAAAACATGAATATATCAACGGTCAAGTTTACGCCATGAGCGGCGGTAGTAAAAATCATAGTTTAATCTCTGTTAGATTTATCACCTTGCTTTCTAATCATTTAGAAGGAAGTAGCTGCGAAACGGGTAATTCAGACTTGAGAGTTAACATTTTTGAAACTAATGACTATACCTATCCCGATGTCAGTGTAACCTGCGACGAGCGCGATCGAACCACAACCCAATACATTACCTATCCTTGCTTAATCGTTGAAGTTTTATCACCTAGCACTGAAGCATACGATCGCGGCAGCAAATTTAGAATGTATCGCCACAATCCAATTTTACAAGACTACTTATTAGTTAGCTCCACCAGTATTGAAATGGATTTATATCACAAAAAAGAGACAGGAGAATGGATTATTATTAACTACAAAGAAGGGGATAGCGTAGAACTAAAAAGCATTAATCTGAGTTTCGCGATCGAGCAAGTCTATCGAGGCCTGATACTCACGCCTGAATTAATGGATAAAATATAG
- the galK gene encoding galactokinase, with protein MNFQEIFNQKPETEASAPGRVNLLGEHTDYNDGFVLPTAIPQRTTVQLGFSKDRQHHFYSVEFNDRASFFDRDRAPKGFGSYIFGCIKLLQEEGYKIPTLNVFVTSSVPIGSGLSSSAALEVATLKAVRSLLNLPLDDVRIAQIGQQAEIQYAGLNCGIMDQMASSLADTNSMLFLDTRSLERRVVPFPAGAEILVIDSGETHKLAAGSGYNQRRAECESAAQMLGVKALRDITDPQAVEVLPEPYRKRSRHVVTEDNRVLEAVQSVSAQRFGELMNASHASQRDDYEVSVPAVDALAAILQEIPGVFGARLTGGGFGGACVALIESGKADAIASVAIERYHRAGYKGRILVPNPVIA; from the coding sequence ATGAACTTTCAAGAAATATTTAATCAAAAGCCAGAAACGGAAGCTAGCGCACCGGGAAGGGTAAATTTACTCGGCGAACATACTGATTATAATGATGGTTTTGTACTGCCTACTGCAATTCCTCAACGTACTACTGTACAACTGGGTTTTAGTAAGGATAGACAGCACCATTTTTACTCGGTTGAATTTAACGATCGCGCGAGTTTTTTTGATAGGGATCGCGCCCCAAAAGGATTCGGTAGCTATATTTTTGGCTGTATTAAACTTTTGCAGGAAGAAGGATATAAAATACCGACTTTGAATGTGTTTGTTACTTCGTCGGTGCCGATAGGTTCGGGTTTATCTAGCAGTGCAGCTTTGGAAGTGGCAACTCTTAAAGCAGTGCGATCGCTACTAAATTTACCTCTTGATGATGTGCGGATCGCTCAAATTGGACAACAAGCAGAAATTCAATATGCAGGTTTGAATTGCGGTATTATGGATCAAATGGCATCGAGTTTGGCTGATACTAATTCGATGCTATTTTTAGATACGCGATCGCTTGAACGTCGAGTAGTACCTTTTCCCGCAGGTGCAGAAATTTTGGTAATTGATAGCGGTGAAACCCATAAGTTAGCTGCTGGTAGCGGCTACAACCAACGCCGCGCTGAATGCGAGTCAGCGGCGCAGATGTTGGGAGTCAAGGCGTTGAGGGATATCACCGATCCGCAAGCGGTGGAAGTTTTGCCGGAACCCTACAGGAAGCGATCGCGCCATGTCGTCACTGAAGACAACCGCGTATTAGAAGCCGTACAATCTGTGTCAGCACAGCGTTTTGGCGAGTTGATGAATGCTTCTCATGCTAGTCAGCGCGATGACTACGAGGTTTCTGTACCCGCAGTGGATGCGCTAGCAGCAATTTTACAAGAAATTCCGGGAGTATTCGGCGCAAGGCTTACTGGTGGCGGTTTTGGCGGTGCTTGCGTAGCTTTGATTGAAAGCGGAAAAGCGGATGCGATCGCATCTGTGGCGATCGAGCGCTACCATCGTGCAGGGTACAAAGGACGGATTTTGGTTCCCAATCCCGTCATAGCCTAA
- a CDS encoding M24 family metallopeptidase — translation MNKEVFSKLELIRQVLKETGASALRLRGTDWFAWATAGGSNTVLLAAETGIAEVLVTAENAWILTDEIEAQRLKDEELPANFEVYIYPWADVAKREAFVREAAQGGKVISDRPANSEETGLTASLQNHKRVMMASELERYRQVGRKASEAMTEVLSTAKPTWTEYQLAGAGSDALWARGLHPNLTLVAGERRLPLYRHATATKEVIGREAMLVFCARGYGLYANLTRFVSFSSLNTKQAKLHRDVREIEGKALNFCQPGKSLNAVYNVLKDAYEQQGYVNAIREHHQGGTTGYLSREVVANPETNDILQSNMAVAWNPSLTGAKIEDTFVIFNDGLENLTFDPNWPSVEVDGRLRPVPLEVE, via the coding sequence ATGAACAAAGAAGTCTTCTCCAAACTAGAATTAATCCGCCAAGTCTTAAAAGAAACAGGCGCGAGCGCACTTCGCCTACGCGGTACAGATTGGTTTGCCTGGGCAACTGCTGGCGGTTCCAATACTGTCTTACTAGCGGCTGAAACCGGAATTGCCGAAGTGTTAGTAACGGCGGAAAATGCTTGGATTTTAACAGATGAAATTGAAGCTCAGCGTTTAAAAGACGAGGAATTGCCAGCCAATTTTGAAGTTTATATCTATCCTTGGGCGGATGTGGCAAAACGCGAAGCTTTTGTTAGAGAAGCGGCTCAAGGGGGAAAGGTAATAAGCGATCGCCCCGCTAACTCCGAAGAGACAGGATTAACTGCTTCTTTACAGAACCACAAACGGGTAATGATGGCAAGTGAATTAGAGCGATATCGGCAGGTAGGGCGTAAGGCAAGCGAAGCAATGACGGAGGTACTTTCTACTGCTAAACCTACATGGACAGAATATCAGTTAGCGGGGGCTGGATCTGATGCGCTGTGGGCGCGAGGGCTACATCCTAACCTTACTTTAGTTGCTGGAGAAAGACGTTTGCCGCTTTACCGCCATGCGACAGCTACCAAAGAAGTAATTGGACGGGAAGCGATGCTGGTTTTTTGCGCGAGGGGATATGGTTTATATGCCAACTTGACGCGATTTGTTTCCTTTAGTTCTCTGAATACAAAGCAGGCAAAATTGCACAGAGATGTGCGAGAAATTGAAGGCAAGGCTCTAAATTTTTGTCAGCCTGGAAAATCGCTGAATGCAGTTTATAATGTGCTTAAGGATGCTTACGAACAGCAAGGGTATGTTAATGCAATTCGGGAACATCATCAAGGCGGAACTACGGGATATTTGTCGCGGGAAGTTGTGGCGAATCCAGAAACTAATGACATTTTACAATCAAACATGGCTGTTGCTTGGAATCCTAGTTTAACGGGGGCAAAGATTGAGGATACTTTTGTGATTTTTAATGATGGATTGGAAAACTTGACTTTCGATCCTAATTGGCCGAGTGTGGAGGTAGATGGAAGGTTGCGACCTGTGCCTTTGGAGGTGGAATAA
- the galT gene encoding galactose-1-phosphate uridylyltransferase, protein MYAQTLLKPDGRKLTLYSRYPIAEGIAATSPSNEPVQANPHLRWHPLRGEWVAYASHRQGRTFMPPPEYNPLAPTIDPKFPTELPQGRYDVAVFDNRFPSLTLAAHDAPANIVETLPADGACEVVVFTQDPLASLGGLELDHLELLLQVWGDRTAAIGGYPEIQYVLPFENRGTEVGVTLHHPHGQIYAYPFVPPVPARMLECQQSYYQEHKRGLLQDLIQKEIAANQRIIYLDEDAIAFVPACARYPYEVWLATIQPVASFMDLTDKQRKSLALALKTVTLKYDGLWHRPFPYLMAWFQAPTDGKPHPEAHLHAQFYPPYRTSDRLKYLAGTELAAGMFANDALPEEKAKELQAVSVTLSA, encoded by the coding sequence ATGTACGCCCAGACATTGCTAAAGCCGGATGGTCGCAAGCTAACTTTGTATAGCCGCTACCCAATTGCTGAGGGAATTGCGGCCACTAGCCCCAGCAATGAACCAGTGCAGGCTAACCCGCACCTACGCTGGCATCCTTTGCGGGGGGAATGGGTGGCTTATGCCAGTCACCGTCAAGGGCGAACTTTCATGCCGCCCCCTGAATACAACCCACTAGCGCCTACTATTGACCCGAAATTTCCGACGGAACTTCCGCAAGGGCGCTATGATGTAGCAGTTTTTGACAACCGCTTCCCCTCCCTGACACTGGCCGCGCATGATGCCCCTGCAAACATTGTCGAGACTTTACCGGCAGATGGCGCGTGCGAAGTAGTAGTTTTTACTCAAGATCCTCTCGCTTCTCTGGGTGGCTTGGAACTAGATCACTTAGAATTGCTGCTGCAAGTGTGGGGCGATCGCACTGCCGCGATCGGAGGTTATCCTGAAATTCAATACGTACTCCCTTTTGAAAATCGGGGTACAGAAGTAGGCGTTACTTTGCACCACCCACACGGGCAAATTTACGCTTATCCTTTTGTACCGCCTGTGCCAGCGAGAATGCTAGAGTGCCAGCAGAGTTACTATCAAGAACACAAGCGGGGTTTGTTGCAAGATTTAATTCAAAAAGAGATTGCAGCAAACCAGCGAATCATCTATTTAGATGAAGACGCGATCGCATTTGTCCCCGCCTGTGCGCGTTACCCTTACGAAGTTTGGCTGGCGACTATTCAACCAGTTGCTAGCTTTATGGATCTGACTGATAAACAGCGCAAATCCTTAGCTTTAGCATTAAAAACTGTAACTCTTAAATATGACGGTTTGTGGCATCGCCCTTTCCCTTATTTAATGGCATGGTTTCAAGCACCTACTGATGGTAAACCCCATCCTGAAGCGCACTTACACGCTCAATTTTATCCTCCTTATCGAACAAGCGATCGCCTCAAATATTTAGCCGGAACTGAACTAGCGGCAGGAATGTTTGCTAACGACGCTTTGCCAGAAGAAAAAGCTAAGGAATTACAAGCCGTATCAGTGACACTTTCTGCTTAA
- a CDS encoding glycosyltransferase family 1 protein: MSHPENNLKNKVNSSGNWKIRFTSLDGVGAPSQFAPSSKINSTNSQTSHLEIPDLVCLSHLRWDFVYQRPQHLLSRCAKNRRVFFIEEPVFSPDANWRLDVSIRDSGVWVIVPHLSEGMSEEAIKMAQQAMLDALFEQAQVRSYILWYYTPMAMAFSSHLKPIAVVYDCMDELSAFKGAPPSLKTHEAALFSRADLVFTGGHSLYEVKRHQHHSVHAFPSSIERAHFAQARNLIEEPADQADIPHPRLGFYGVVDERMDIELLRGMAEARPHWHLVIIGPVVKIDPETLPRHPNIHYLGGKSYQELPAYLAGWDVALLPFAINESTRFISPTKTPEYLAAGKPVVSTPIRDVIRPYGQEGLVRIASTASEFVAAAEAAMNENIEASGWLQEVDAFLAQNSWDRTWGQMIQLIEAVIRDRMASVEKPAALPKSATSAPENRHAVSVKTSSTTALNR; the protein is encoded by the coding sequence ATGTCGCACCCGGAAAATAACCTAAAAAATAAAGTTAACAGCAGCGGAAACTGGAAAATCCGATTTACCTCTTTAGACGGAGTGGGAGCGCCATCCCAGTTCGCCCCCTCATCAAAAATAAACTCCACTAACTCTCAAACATCCCATTTAGAAATACCCGACTTAGTTTGCCTCTCACATCTACGGTGGGATTTCGTCTACCAGCGACCCCAACACCTATTAAGCCGCTGTGCCAAAAATCGGCGCGTATTCTTCATCGAAGAACCAGTATTTAGCCCCGATGCAAATTGGCGGCTTGATGTTAGCATCCGCGACAGTGGAGTTTGGGTAATCGTGCCGCATTTGAGCGAAGGAATGAGCGAAGAAGCAATAAAAATGGCTCAACAAGCAATGCTTGATGCTCTCTTCGAGCAAGCGCAAGTTCGTAGCTATATTCTTTGGTACTACACCCCAATGGCAATGGCTTTTAGCAGTCACTTAAAGCCCATAGCCGTAGTCTACGACTGCATGGACGAGCTATCAGCATTCAAAGGCGCTCCTCCCAGTTTAAAAACACACGAAGCCGCACTATTTAGCCGTGCCGACTTAGTGTTTACAGGAGGACACAGCCTTTACGAAGTCAAGCGGCATCAGCACCACAGCGTCCACGCCTTTCCCAGCAGCATTGAAAGAGCGCACTTCGCCCAAGCCAGAAATCTAATCGAAGAACCAGCAGATCAAGCTGACATTCCTCATCCCCGGTTAGGATTCTATGGCGTAGTAGATGAGCGCATGGACATCGAACTACTGCGCGGCATGGCCGAAGCGCGTCCCCACTGGCATTTAGTCATCATTGGGCCAGTAGTAAAAATCGATCCTGAAACTCTGCCGCGCCACCCAAACATTCACTATCTCGGCGGCAAATCCTATCAAGAATTACCTGCATATCTTGCAGGTTGGGATGTAGCGTTACTGCCTTTTGCCATTAATGAATCAACCCGCTTTATTAGTCCTACCAAAACCCCAGAATACCTCGCCGCAGGCAAGCCAGTTGTATCCACTCCCATCCGCGATGTAATTCGACCCTACGGGCAAGAAGGATTAGTAAGAATTGCCAGCACAGCCTCAGAATTCGTGGCCGCAGCCGAAGCAGCAATGAATGAAAATATCGAGGCATCGGGTTGGCTACAGGAAGTAGATGCGTTTTTGGCGCAGAATTCTTGGGATCGCACTTGGGGGCAGATGATCCAGTTAATAGAGGCAGTAATTCGCGATCGCATGGCATCAGTTGAGAAACCTGCTGCTTTGCCAAAATCTGCTACCTCAGCACCGGAAAATCGCCACGCCGTAAGCGTAAAAACTTCTTCAACTACAGCATTAAACCGCTAA
- the glf gene encoding UDP-galactopyranose mutase, with product MFDYLIVGAGFAGSVIAERLATQAGKKVLIIDTRNHIGGNAYDHYDDHGILVHKYGPHIFHTNSRDVFEYLSLFTEWRPYEHRVLASVDGQNLPIPINLDTVNRLYGLNLTSFEVAEFFAKLAEAKEYIRTSEDVVVSKIGRELYEKFFRNYSRKQWGIDPSELDKSVIARVPTRTNRDDRYFTDSYQAMPLHGYTRMFEKMLSHPNIKVMLNTDYREIENIIPYSQMIYTGPVDSYFNYCYGKLPYRSLEFKHVTINTPVFQPAPVVNFPNEHLYTRCTEFKYLTGQEHLKTSIVYEYPRAEGDPYYPVPRPENAEIYKKYKALADSTPGVQFVGRLATYKYYNMDQVVAQALTTYNQITVKPKIELLGNLNGSTQNLSRDGVAAQPMALEAAVGNGNGKA from the coding sequence ATGTTTGATTACTTAATTGTCGGAGCTGGATTTGCAGGTAGCGTCATTGCCGAACGTTTAGCAACTCAAGCCGGAAAAAAAGTCTTAATAATCGATACCCGCAACCACATTGGCGGCAACGCCTACGATCATTACGACGATCACGGCATTCTAGTACATAAGTACGGCCCCCACATTTTTCACACCAACTCTCGCGATGTTTTCGAGTATTTATCTCTGTTCACAGAGTGGCGGCCCTACGAACACCGCGTACTCGCCAGTGTTGATGGTCAAAATTTACCAATTCCCATCAACCTCGATACCGTAAATCGGTTATACGGACTCAATCTCACCTCCTTCGAGGTAGCGGAATTTTTCGCAAAGTTAGCAGAAGCAAAAGAATACATCCGCACCTCCGAAGATGTTGTCGTCAGCAAAATTGGTCGCGAACTTTACGAGAAATTCTTCCGCAACTATAGCCGCAAACAGTGGGGAATAGACCCCTCTGAACTCGACAAATCAGTGATCGCCCGCGTACCCACCCGTACCAACCGCGACGACAGATATTTCACAGATAGCTATCAAGCAATGCCGCTGCATGGCTATACCCGGATGTTTGAGAAAATGCTTTCTCACCCTAATATTAAGGTGATGCTAAATACCGACTACCGGGAGATTGAAAATATCATTCCGTATAGCCAAATGATTTACACGGGGCCAGTTGATTCCTACTTCAATTATTGCTACGGCAAACTGCCCTACCGTTCGTTGGAATTTAAGCACGTAACCATCAATACTCCGGTATTCCAACCAGCGCCAGTTGTCAACTTTCCCAACGAGCATTTGTACACCCGCTGTACTGAGTTCAAATATCTGACGGGACAAGAACACCTGAAAACAAGCATCGTCTACGAATACCCCCGCGCTGAAGGCGATCCTTACTACCCAGTACCGCGCCCAGAGAATGCCGAAATTTATAAGAAATATAAGGCGTTAGCTGACTCAACTCCTGGGGTGCAATTTGTCGGAAGATTGGCGACTTATAAGTATTACAACATGGATCAGGTCGTCGCTCAAGCTCTGACAACCTACAACCAAATTACTGTCAAACCAAAGATAGAATTGCTGGGCAATCTCAACGGTTCTACCCAGAACTTGAGTCGGGATGGAGTTGCCGCACAGCCGATGGCTTTAGAAGCTGCTGTTGGCAACGGTAACGGCAAAGCTTAG
- a CDS encoding STAS domain-containing protein → MSVVKVTLSPDVLESANALHFQKEIEKIIENGGKILMLDLKNVTFLTNAGLMTLVSIMKLVKASNCILLISSMSEQVRMLFELTGLEQMFNCFPSGEEIPVPSELTEKVGGLKSVAL, encoded by the coding sequence ATGAGCGTAGTTAAAGTTACTTTGTCACCCGATGTTTTGGAAAGTGCTAACGCTCTCCATTTTCAGAAAGAAATTGAGAAAATAATTGAAAATGGAGGTAAAATTCTGATGCTCGACCTCAAGAACGTTACTTTTCTCACTAATGCGGGATTAATGACTTTAGTTTCAATTATGAAACTTGTTAAAGCGTCAAATTGCATCCTTTTGATATCTTCAATGAGCGAACAAGTCAGGATGTTATTTGAACTGACGGGTTTAGAGCAAATGTTTAACTGTTTTCCGAGTGGCGAAGAAATTCCTGTTCCCAGTGAATTAACTGAAAAGGTAGGAGGTTTGAAAAGTGTTGCACTTTAA
- a CDS encoding glycoside hydrolase family 2 protein: MSWLGRAVENCDIEEPATFENRTTVHGQKTGYPRPQLRRSNWICLNGSWKFSYDDTGLCVQPSDIAEWTHTIEVPFAPESARSGIGDRGFHPNCWYEREFDVPKAEGRVLLHFGAVDYHARVWVNGQFVMEHEGGHTPFSADITAVLNENGPQRVTVHAQDDPQDLAKPRGKQDWQLEPHSIWYPRTTGIWQTVWAELVPSTYIDRIRWTPQFERWELGFEAFVAGDRYDGIQIKVRLSIGCLLLVNDTYEVINGEIHRRIALSDPGIDDYRNELLWSPEKPTLINAQIELWCEGRMLDEVKSYTAMRTVSIQRDRFMLNGRPYYLRLILDQGYWPDTLMTAPSDEAFRQDIELVKAMGFNGVRKHQKIEDPRFLYWADVMGLLVWEEMPSAYRFTPKAVARLTREWTEVIDRDASHPCIVVWVPFNESWGVPNLVETAAHRNYVQALYYLTKTLDQTRPAIGNDGWESIDTDILAIHDYDNNPESLAKRYGPQVDLSKLLDRDRPGGRILTLDGHPHQGQPVMLTEFGGIAYAGRENPDFHRVWGYVRSTDVSELQKRYGGLLAVVNQVEMFSGFCYTQLTDTFQEANGLLYADRTPKFPIEAIAAATLGQGAPEERLDPQILGSC, translated from the coding sequence ATGAGTTGGTTAGGTAGAGCGGTAGAAAATTGCGATATTGAAGAGCCGGCAACTTTTGAGAACAGGACAACTGTTCATGGGCAAAAAACGGGCTATCCTCGCCCACAATTGCGGCGCAGCAATTGGATTTGTCTTAACGGCTCGTGGAAGTTTAGTTATGATGATACGGGGCTGTGCGTTCAACCGAGCGATATTGCGGAGTGGACTCACACGATTGAAGTGCCTTTTGCTCCAGAATCGGCTAGGAGCGGTATTGGCGATCGCGGTTTTCACCCGAATTGCTGGTACGAGCGCGAGTTTGATGTACCGAAAGCTGAGGGGCGAGTTCTACTCCACTTCGGGGCGGTAGATTATCACGCTCGTGTCTGGGTTAACGGTCAATTCGTAATGGAGCACGAAGGGGGGCATACTCCTTTTAGCGCTGATATTACGGCAGTCTTGAACGAAAATGGGCCGCAGCGGGTGACAGTTCATGCTCAAGATGACCCCCAAGATTTGGCGAAACCTCGCGGGAAACAAGATTGGCAGTTAGAACCTCACAGTATTTGGTATCCACGCACCACGGGGATTTGGCAGACTGTTTGGGCCGAACTTGTACCCTCGACTTACATCGATCGCATCCGCTGGACTCCGCAGTTTGAAAGGTGGGAGCTCGGTTTCGAGGCTTTCGTTGCAGGCGATCGCTACGATGGTATCCAAATCAAAGTCAGGCTGTCAATTGGTTGCTTGCTGCTGGTCAACGATACCTACGAAGTCATCAACGGCGAAATTCACCGCCGCATTGCCCTGTCCGATCCCGGTATTGACGACTACCGCAACGAGTTGCTGTGGAGTCCAGAGAAGCCGACATTAATTAATGCTCAGATAGAGTTGTGGTGCGAAGGTCGGATGTTGGACGAGGTGAAGTCTTACACGGCAATGCGGACTGTGAGTATACAGCGCGATCGCTTCATGCTCAACGGCCGCCCCTACTACCTGCGCCTGATTCTAGACCAAGGTTATTGGCCCGATACGCTGATGACAGCCCCCTCCGACGAAGCATTTCGCCAAGATATCGAACTGGTGAAAGCAATGGGCTTCAACGGTGTCCGCAAGCACCAGAAAATTGAAGACCCCCGCTTCTTATACTGGGCAGACGTGATGGGCTTGTTAGTTTGGGAAGAAATGCCCAGCGCTTATCGCTTCACTCCTAAAGCCGTAGCTCGGCTGACGCGGGAGTGGACTGAAGTCATCGATCGGGATGCCAGCCACCCGTGCATCGTGGTTTGGGTTCCGTTTAACGAATCTTGGGGAGTGCCTAATTTAGTCGAGACAGCAGCCCACCGCAACTATGTACAAGCACTCTACTACTTGACTAAAACCCTTGACCAGACACGCCCCGCGATCGGGAATGACGGCTGGGAGAGTATCGATACTGACATTCTCGCTATTCACGACTACGATAATAACCCCGAAAGTTTGGCAAAGCGCTATGGGCCGCAGGTTGATTTATCAAAACTTCTAGATCGCGATCGCCCCGGAGGGCGGATTCTGACCCTTGATGGTCATCCCCACCAAGGGCAACCAGTAATGCTGACTGAGTTTGGCGGCATCGCTTACGCGGGTCGGGAAAATCCCGATTTTCATAGGGTGTGGGGATATGTGCGATCTACTGATGTCTCTGAGTTGCAAAAACGATATGGGGGGTTGCTTGCCGTTGTTAATCAGGTGGAGATGTTCAGCGGCTTTTGTTATACGCAGTTGACTGATACTTTCCAAGAAGCTAATGGTTTGCTGTATGCCGATCGCACTCCTAAGTTTCCGATAGAGGCGATCGCAGCCGCAACTCTTGGCCAGGGTGCGCCAGAAGAACGTTTAGATCCGCAAATTCTTGGTTCTTGCTAA
- a CDS encoding glycoside hydrolase family 1 protein, protein MFKSFFMGGFECSTHRLQSGKRLDVVAATAHDKFVAADYKRLQEQGIYTVREGLRWHLIEQEPEKYDFSSVLPMIRTARDLGMQVIWDMFHYGWPDDIDIFSPEFLRRFAAMVRAFMELLTAETEQIPMITPVNEISFIAWAGGEVAYINPYSKGRGDEMKRQLVKAAIAAIEEVWEVSPGARIVQIDPAINIIADPDKPEDIDVAENYRLSQYQAWDMLAGRMCPELGGKEKYLDIIGVNYYDRNQWIHNEDPMKYTDALYRPFREMLREVYDRYRCHLFIAETGCEDEARPAWFNYVCTEVAAAIAAGVPIDGICLYPIVNHPGWNDDRHCYNGLWDYCNEVGDREIYQPLADELQRQRQQLGNC, encoded by the coding sequence ATGTTTAAAAGTTTTTTCATGGGGGGGTTTGAATGCTCCACCCACCGCTTGCAATCTGGAAAACGCCTTGATGTAGTTGCCGCAACTGCTCACGATAAGTTTGTAGCTGCTGACTACAAACGACTGCAAGAACAAGGCATTTATACTGTTCGTGAAGGCCTCCGCTGGCACTTAATTGAACAGGAACCGGAAAAGTATGACTTTTCTAGTGTATTGCCGATGATCCGCACTGCCCGCGATCTGGGAATGCAGGTGATTTGGGATATGTTTCACTATGGTTGGCCTGACGATATCGACATTTTTAGCCCTGAATTCCTGCGAAGATTTGCAGCAATGGTTCGCGCTTTTATGGAGTTATTGACGGCAGAAACCGAGCAAATACCAATGATTACGCCTGTGAATGAGATATCATTTATTGCGTGGGCGGGCGGTGAAGTAGCTTATATTAACCCTTATTCTAAAGGGCGGGGCGATGAGATGAAAAGGCAGTTAGTGAAAGCTGCGATCGCGGCGATTGAAGAAGTCTGGGAAGTCAGTCCGGGAGCGCGAATTGTTCAGATAGATCCAGCGATCAATATTATCGCTGACCCCGACAAGCCAGAGGATATAGATGTTGCCGAAAACTACCGTTTATCGCAGTACCAAGCTTGGGATATGTTAGCGGGGCGGATGTGTCCTGAACTTGGCGGCAAAGAAAAATATCTCGATATCATTGGTGTGAATTACTACGATCGCAACCAATGGATTCATAACGAAGACCCGATGAAATATACCGATGCGCTTTACCGCCCATTTCGGGAGATGCTGCGGGAGGTTTACGATCGCTACCGCTGCCATTTATTCATAGCAGAAACAGGGTGTGAAGACGAGGCGCGACCAGCTTGGTTTAATTATGTCTGTACCGAGGTAGCTGCTGCGATCGCAGCAGGCGTACCAATTGATGGTATCTGCCTTTATCCCATTGTTAACCATCCCGGTTGGAACGACGACCGCCACTGTTATAACGGTCTATGGGATTATTGTAATGAAGTAGGCGATCGCGAAATTTATCAACCCCTAGCAGATGAATTGCAGCGACAAAGACAGCAACTTGGTAACTGTTAA
- a CDS encoding Uma2 family endonuclease, with translation MVQFNQETRLPTSAELPSSDDTPVDNENQNFLPNLLLFLLKFHWSKRNDWFFGVDMGVYHTTGVSHLVPIIPDGFLSLGVQRFKGDTLRLSYVLWEENNIPPIFALEVVSQTYGGEYDKKMEIYAGLGVLYYVIYNPYYWRRDLHQIFEVYRLVDGEYELQIGEPFWMPEVGLGIGRGRYQDGAKQLEVLYWYDERGSRYLTAEELVDRYRQQFGELP, from the coding sequence ATGGTACAGTTTAATCAAGAAACTCGTTTACCTACTAGCGCTGAATTACCTAGTTCAGATGATACTCCTGTGGACAACGAAAATCAAAATTTTCTGCCCAATTTACTCTTATTCTTACTAAAATTTCATTGGAGTAAGCGTAATGACTGGTTTTTTGGCGTGGACATGGGGGTTTATCACACAACTGGTGTAAGCCACCTTGTGCCAATTATTCCCGATGGTTTCCTGAGTTTAGGAGTTCAGCGTTTTAAGGGTGATACTTTACGTTTAAGTTACGTTCTTTGGGAGGAAAATAATATTCCTCCGATATTCGCCCTAGAGGTTGTTTCTCAAACTTATGGCGGCGAATACGATAAGAAAATGGAAATTTATGCTGGCTTAGGCGTGTTGTATTATGTGATTTACAACCCCTACTATTGGCGACGAGATTTGCATCAAATCTTTGAAGTTTATCGCTTAGTCGATGGCGAGTATGAATTGCAAATTGGCGAACCTTTCTGGATGCCAGAGGTGGGTTTAGGAATTGGCAGAGGCAGATATCAAGATGGTGCGAAACAGTTAGAAGTGCTGTACTGGTACGATGAACGCGGTTCTCGATATTTGACAGCAGAAGAATTAGTCGATCGCTATCGACAGCAATTTGGTGAACTGCCATAA